One genomic segment of Bacteroides caccae includes these proteins:
- a CDS encoding cobaltochelatase subunit CobN, whose protein sequence is MKKKSKIILGVCIVAAVLIGISIWNAWFSATKIAFVNFQTIQQGSISKANDNSFIKLSEVSLANLDRLSNYDMVFVNGMGLRIVEEQRQQIQQAADKGVPVYTSMATNPTNNICNLDSVQQNLIRRYLSNGGKTNYRNMLNYIRKAIDGKTYSTTEMEDPVERPSDMLYHAGISNPDDELEFLTVTDYEKFMKDNNLYKEGARRIIITGQMADATDLIKALEKEGYNVYPVQSMTRFMSFIDEVQPDAVINMAHGRMGDRMVDYLKTKNILLFAPLTINSLVDEWENDPLGMSGGFMSQSIVTPEIDGAIRPFALFAQYEDKEGLRHSYAIPERLKTFVSTINNYLNLKTKPNKDKKVAIYYYKGPGQNALTAAGMEVVPSLYNLLLRMKQEGYNVSGLPANAQELAKMIQAQGAVFNSYAEGAFDEFMKNGNPELITKEQYESWVKESLRPEKYAEVVAADGEFPGNYMVTSDGCLGVARLQFGNIVLMPQNAAGSGDNSFQVVHGTNAAPPHTYIASYLWMQHGFKADALIHFGTHGSLEFTPKKQVALCSNDWPDRLVGAVPHFYLYSIGNVGEGMMAKRRSYATLQSYLTPPFLESSVRGIYRELMEKIKIYNNSAKENKEQESLAIKALTVKMGIHRDLGLDSITNKPYTEDEIARIENFAEELATEKITGQLYTMGVPYEPERITSSVYAMATEPIAYSLLALDKQRGKATNAINKHRSLFTQQYLNPARQLVEKLITNPAQATDELICRTAGITPQELAKARQIEADRNAPKGMMAMMMAAAAKQDKDDKNKKMGGHPAQQSEKSPHEKIPESMKEAMKKMGTNMDPGKAPKEYSKEDIEFSLAVTEVERTIKNIGNYKNALLTSPEEELASLMNALKGGYTTPTPGGDPIANPNTLPTGRNMYAINAEATPTESAWEKGIALAKQTIDTYKQRHNDSIPRKVSYTLWSSEFIETGGATIAQVLYMLGVEPVRDAFGRVSDLKLIPSAELGRPRIDVVVQTSGQLRDLAASRLFLINRAVEMAAGAKDDKYENQVATSVIEAERVLTEKGLSPKDAREISTFRIFGGINGMYGTGIQEMVESGDRWENESELATTYLNNMGAYYGSEKNWEVFQKFAFEAALTRTDVVVQPRQSNTWGALSLDHVYEFMGGMNLAVRNVTGKDPDAYLSDYRNRNNMKMQELKEAVGVESRTTILNPVYIKEKMKGGASSASEFAEVITNTYGWNVMKPAAIDKELWDNIYNVYVKDELNLGVKKYFEQQNPAALEEMTAVMLESARKGLWKASEEQVAELSKLHTEIVNNYRPSCSGFVCDNAKLRDYIASKADTPTAAQYKENISKIREAKASGNDKGVVMKKEEMNQTTEEQTNTLSNVAVGIAVIIVLLALILFVRKRRKSSQM, encoded by the coding sequence ATGAAAAAGAAAAGTAAAATCATCTTAGGTGTGTGCATCGTTGCAGCCGTCCTGATAGGCATATCTATCTGGAATGCCTGGTTCAGCGCCACAAAGATTGCTTTCGTCAACTTCCAGACCATACAGCAGGGAAGCATATCGAAAGCAAATGACAATTCATTCATCAAACTCAGCGAAGTATCGCTTGCCAACCTCGACCGCCTGTCAAATTATGATATGGTATTTGTTAACGGCATGGGACTGCGTATCGTTGAAGAACAGCGTCAGCAAATACAGCAGGCAGCAGACAAAGGTGTCCCTGTGTACACATCAATGGCCACCAATCCTACCAACAATATCTGTAACCTCGATAGTGTACAACAGAATCTGATACGCCGCTATCTGAGCAATGGCGGAAAAACAAACTACAGGAATATGTTGAACTACATCCGTAAAGCCATTGATGGAAAAACATATTCCACAACTGAAATGGAAGACCCGGTAGAAAGGCCGAGCGATATGTTGTATCATGCCGGAATCAGTAATCCGGACGATGAGCTGGAATTTCTCACAGTTACCGACTATGAGAAATTTATGAAAGACAACAACCTCTACAAAGAAGGAGCTCGAAGAATTATAATTACCGGACAAATGGCAGATGCTACCGACCTCATCAAAGCTCTCGAAAAAGAAGGCTACAACGTTTATCCGGTTCAGTCAATGACAAGATTCATGTCGTTTATTGATGAAGTGCAGCCTGACGCTGTTATTAATATGGCTCACGGACGCATGGGGGATAGAATGGTAGATTATCTGAAAACTAAGAATATTCTGCTTTTTGCCCCACTCACGATCAACAGCCTTGTGGATGAATGGGAAAACGATCCGTTGGGTATGTCCGGTGGTTTTATGTCACAAAGCATTGTGACACCGGAAATAGATGGTGCTATCCGCCCCTTTGCCCTTTTTGCACAATATGAAGACAAAGAAGGATTACGCCACTCATACGCCATTCCCGAACGACTGAAAACATTCGTTTCCACTATCAACAACTATCTGAATCTGAAAACAAAGCCTAATAAAGACAAAAAGGTTGCTATCTACTATTACAAAGGACCGGGACAAAATGCCTTGACGGCTGCCGGAATGGAAGTAGTACCTTCGCTCTACAATCTCTTGCTTCGCATGAAACAGGAAGGTTATAATGTGTCAGGACTTCCTGCCAATGCACAAGAACTTGCAAAAATGATACAAGCACAAGGTGCAGTATTCAACTCGTATGCAGAGGGAGCTTTTGACGAGTTCATGAAAAACGGAAATCCGGAATTAATTACAAAAGAACAATATGAAAGCTGGGTGAAAGAATCGCTTCGTCCTGAAAAATATGCAGAAGTCGTTGCTGCCGACGGAGAGTTTCCCGGAAACTATATGGTCACTTCGGACGGATGTTTGGGCGTAGCCCGGTTACAGTTCGGTAATATCGTGTTAATGCCACAGAATGCAGCAGGAAGTGGAGACAATTCTTTTCAGGTAGTTCATGGAACGAACGCTGCTCCTCCGCATACTTATATCGCTTCTTATTTATGGATGCAGCACGGTTTCAAAGCTGATGCACTCATTCATTTCGGAACACATGGCAGTTTGGAATTCACTCCTAAAAAACAAGTTGCCCTATGCAGCAATGACTGGCCGGACCGTCTGGTCGGAGCTGTTCCTCACTTTTATCTCTATTCTATCGGAAATGTAGGTGAAGGAATGATGGCAAAACGCCGTTCGTATGCGACACTGCAATCTTACCTTACTCCTCCTTTCCTCGAAAGTAGCGTGCGCGGTATCTATCGTGAGCTTATGGAGAAAATCAAGATTTACAATAACTCCGCAAAAGAGAATAAAGAGCAGGAATCGCTGGCCATCAAAGCATTGACAGTAAAAATGGGAATCCACCGGGATTTAGGTCTGGACAGCATCACCAACAAGCCTTATACAGAGGATGAAATCGCCCGTATAGAAAACTTCGCCGAAGAATTGGCTACAGAAAAAATCACCGGGCAACTTTATACTATGGGTGTTCCGTATGAACCGGAACGGATTACTTCTTCTGTTTACGCAATGGCAACAGAACCTATCGCATACAGCCTTTTGGCTCTTGACAAGCAACGTGGAAAAGCTACGAACGCTATCAACAAACACCGGAGTCTTTTTACACAGCAATATCTAAATCCTGCCCGCCAGTTAGTAGAAAAGCTGATAACCAATCCTGCACAGGCAACAGACGAACTGATCTGCCGTACTGCCGGAATTACTCCTCAGGAACTGGCTAAAGCACGCCAAATAGAAGCTGACCGGAATGCTCCGAAAGGAATGATGGCGATGATGATGGCTGCCGCAGCCAAACAAGATAAAGATGATAAGAACAAGAAAATGGGAGGACATCCTGCACAGCAAAGTGAAAAGTCCCCTCATGAGAAAATTCCCGAAAGCATGAAAGAAGCCATGAAGAAAATGGGCACTAACATGGATCCGGGAAAAGCTCCTAAAGAGTATAGCAAAGAAGATATAGAGTTTTCTTTGGCAGTCACAGAAGTGGAACGCACTATTAAGAATATAGGAAACTATAAAAATGCACTTTTGACAAGTCCTGAAGAAGAACTGGCTAGTCTGATGAATGCATTGAAAGGAGGCTACACCACCCCTACCCCGGGAGGTGACCCCATAGCTAATCCGAATACATTGCCTACCGGACGCAATATGTACGCTATCAACGCTGAAGCGACTCCTACTGAATCGGCATGGGAAAAAGGGATTGCTTTAGCCAAACAAACGATTGATACGTACAAACAACGTCATAACGATTCTATACCACGGAAAGTAAGCTATACACTCTGGTCCTCCGAGTTCATCGAGACCGGGGGAGCAACGATTGCTCAAGTCCTTTATATGCTTGGTGTAGAACCTGTTCGTGATGCTTTCGGCCGTGTCAGCGATTTAAAATTGATTCCTTCGGCAGAACTGGGTCGTCCGCGTATTGATGTGGTAGTTCAGACCTCCGGACAACTTCGTGACCTTGCCGCCTCCCGTCTTTTCCTGATTAACCGTGCGGTAGAAATGGCTGCCGGTGCCAAAGATGATAAATACGAGAACCAAGTAGCGACAAGTGTAATTGAGGCTGAACGGGTATTGACAGAAAAAGGATTGAGCCCGAAAGACGCCCGGGAGATTTCAACTTTCCGCATATTCGGAGGAATAAACGGTATGTACGGTACCGGTATTCAGGAAATGGTGGAATCCGGTGACCGTTGGGAAAATGAATCGGAACTTGCTACTACCTATCTCAATAATATGGGAGCTTATTACGGTAGTGAAAAGAACTGGGAAGTTTTCCAAAAATTTGCTTTTGAAGCAGCATTGACACGTACAGATGTAGTAGTACAGCCACGTCAAAGCAATACTTGGGGTGCCTTAAGCCTTGACCATGTATATGAGTTTATGGGAGGCATGAATCTTGCCGTTCGCAATGTGACCGGTAAAGATCCGGACGCTTACCTCAGCGACTATCGCAATCGTAATAACATGAAAATGCAGGAACTTAAAGAAGCTGTCGGTGTAGAAAGTCGTACGACTATTCTCAATCCGGTCTATATTAAAGAGAAAATGAAAGGAGGAGCTTCTTCCGCAAGTGAATTTGCAGAAGTTATCACCAACACTTACGGTTGGAATGTGATGAAACCTGCCGCCATTGATAAAGAACTTTGGGATAATATCTATAATGTATATGTAAAAGACGAGCTTAACCTGGGAGTAAAGAAATACTTTGAACAACAGAATCCTGCCGCTCTCGAGGAAATGACGGCTGTCATGCTCGAAAGTGCCCGCAAAGGATTATGGAAAGCCAGCGAAGAACAAGTAGCAGAATTGAGTAAGTTACATACGGAGATAGTCAACAATTATCGTCCGTCCTGTTCGGGCTTCGTCTGCGACAATGCAAAACTACGCGATTATATTGCTTCTAAAGCAGATACGCCAACAGCCGCACAATACAAAGAGAATATCTCCAAAATCCGTGAAGCAAAAGCAAGCGGAAATGACAAAGGAGTAGTGATGAAAAAAGAAGAAATGAACCAGACTACTGAAGAACAAACAAATACATTAAGCAATGTAGCTGTCGGTATTGCTGTTATCATTGTCCTACTTGCTTTAATCCTCTTTGTACGCAAACGCCGTAAAAGCAGCCAAATGTAA
- a CDS encoding MotA/TolQ/ExbB proton channel family protein — MNFISDILYWISTGLLVPVIVLLIILFCRALLLAGSFYGQYMSIRKTEALLRNELGKLTSETVGELNSKLPEKSRSLVIMYMRQVLDARDTPAQVQRLLANFEIAADKDLAISKTLTKLGPILGLMGTLIPMGPALAGLASGDIASMAYNMQIAFATTVVGLVAGAVGFLTQQVKQRWYLQDMTNLEFIAELLNENRTTKTTEK, encoded by the coding sequence ATGAACTTTATATCAGATATTTTATATTGGATTTCAACAGGATTACTTGTTCCTGTCATCGTATTATTAATCATTCTCTTCTGCCGGGCACTGTTACTTGCAGGCAGTTTCTACGGACAGTATATGTCCATTCGCAAAACAGAAGCTTTGCTCCGCAATGAACTGGGGAAACTAACTTCTGAAACAGTAGGAGAACTAAATTCCAAGTTACCGGAAAAGTCGCGTTCACTCGTTATTATGTATATGCGTCAGGTACTGGATGCCCGTGACACTCCCGCACAAGTACAACGTTTATTGGCTAACTTTGAGATTGCAGCCGACAAAGACCTTGCAATCTCAAAAACGTTGACCAAACTAGGCCCTATCTTAGGATTAATGGGTACTTTGATTCCAATGGGCCCTGCCCTGGCCGGACTGGCAAGCGGAGATATTGCTTCCATGGCTTATAATATGCAGATTGCCTTTGCCACGACCGTGGTCGGATTGGTAGCAGGTGCCGTCGGGTTTCTCACACAGCAGGTTAAGCAACGTTGGTATCTGCAAGATATGACCAATCTCGAATTTATCGCTGAACTTCTGAACGAAAACCGTACTACTAAAACTACTGAGAAATGA
- a CDS encoding DUF2149 domain-containing protein: MKHNLLRKEEDSDPISVVSNLFDVAMVFAVALMVALVSRYNMTEVFSQEDFTMVKNPGKENMEIITKEGEKINRYTPSEDQDKKEGKRGKKVGIAYELDNGEIIYVPE, from the coding sequence ATGAAACATAACCTATTACGAAAAGAAGAAGACTCCGACCCCATCAGCGTAGTATCCAACTTGTTTGACGTTGCTATGGTATTTGCAGTAGCTTTAATGGTTGCCCTTGTCAGCCGCTACAACATGACTGAGGTATTCTCGCAAGAAGACTTCACCATGGTGAAAAATCCGGGTAAGGAAAATATGGAAATCATCACCAAAGAAGGAGAAAAAATCAATCGGTATACTCCTTCGGAAGACCAGGATAAAAAAGAAGGGAAACGTGGCAAGAAAGTCGGTATCGCCTATGAATTGGATAACGGGGAAATAATTTACGTACCCGAATAA
- a CDS encoding bifunctional 4-hydroxy-2-oxoglutarate aldolase/2-dehydro-3-deoxy-phosphogluconate aldolase, which translates to MAKFDKIAVLNKIGSTGMVPVFYHKDAEIAKKVVKACYDGGVRAFEFTNRGDFAQEVFAEIVKFAAKECPEMAIGIGSIVDPATAAMYLQLGANFVVGPLFNPEIAKVCNRRSVAYTPGCGSVSEVGFAQEVGCDFCKVFPGDVYGTNFVKGLMAPMPWSKLMVTGGVEPTKENLTAWIKAGVFCVGMGSKLFPKDKVAAEDWAYVTAKCEEALGYIAEARK; encoded by the coding sequence ATGGCAAAATTCGATAAAATAGCCGTATTGAATAAAATCGGTTCTACAGGAATGGTTCCTGTATTCTATCACAAAGATGCAGAAATTGCAAAAAAAGTGGTAAAGGCTTGTTATGACGGTGGTGTTCGTGCTTTTGAGTTTACCAATCGTGGTGACTTTGCACAGGAAGTATTTGCTGAAATCGTAAAATTCGCAGCAAAAGAATGTCCTGAAATGGCAATCGGTATCGGTTCTATCGTTGATCCGGCTACTGCCGCTATGTATTTGCAACTGGGTGCTAACTTCGTAGTAGGTCCATTGTTCAATCCTGAAATTGCTAAGGTATGTAACCGTCGTTCTGTGGCTTATACTCCGGGTTGTGGTTCTGTATCAGAAGTTGGTTTCGCTCAGGAAGTAGGTTGCGACTTTTGCAAAGTATTCCCGGGTGATGTTTACGGAACAAACTTCGTGAAAGGTTTAATGGCTCCGATGCCATGGTCTAAGTTAATGGTGACAGGTGGGGTAGAACCTACAAAAGAAAACCTGACAGCATGGATTAAGGCTGGTGTATTCTGTGTAGGCATGGGGTCTAAATTGTTCCCGAAAGATAAAGTGGCAGCAGAAGACTGGGCTTATGTAACAGCTAAATGCGAAGAAGCTCTCGGCTATATTGCTGAAGCTCGTAAATAA
- a CDS encoding sugar kinase: MGKKVVTLGEIMLRLSTPGNTRFVQSDSFDVVYGGGEANVAVSCANYGHDAYFVTKLPKHEIGQSAVNALRKYGVKTDFIARGGDRVGIYYLETGASMRPSKVIYDRAHSAIAEADAVDFDFDAIMEGADWFHWSGITPAISDKAAELTRLACEAAKRHGVTVSVDLNFRKKLWTKEKAQSIMKPLMQFVDVCIGNEEDAELCLGFKPDADVEAGHTDAEGYKGIFQQMMKEFGFKYVVSTLRESFSATHNGWKAMIYNGEEFYTSKRYDIDPIIDRVGGGDSFSGGIIHGLMTKPNQGEALEFAVAASALKHTINGDFNLVSVEEVEALAGGDASGRVQR, from the coding sequence ATGGGAAAGAAAGTCGTTACATTAGGCGAAATCATGCTTAGATTATCAACTCCGGGTAATACTCGTTTTGTTCAATCTGATTCTTTTGATGTAGTATATGGTGGTGGAGAAGCGAACGTTGCTGTAAGCTGTGCCAACTACGGACATGACGCCTATTTCGTAACTAAATTGCCGAAACACGAAATTGGACAGTCTGCTGTTAACGCATTGCGTAAGTATGGTGTGAAGACAGACTTTATTGCTCGTGGCGGCGATCGTGTAGGTATCTACTATCTTGAAACAGGTGCTTCTATGCGTCCTAGCAAGGTTATCTATGACCGCGCTCATTCTGCTATTGCTGAAGCCGACGCTGTTGACTTCGACTTTGACGCTATCATGGAAGGCGCTGACTGGTTCCATTGGTCTGGCATCACTCCGGCTATCTCTGACAAGGCTGCCGAACTGACTCGTTTGGCTTGTGAAGCTGCAAAACGTCATGGTGTAACTGTTTCTGTTGACTTGAATTTCCGTAAGAAACTGTGGACAAAGGAAAAAGCACAGTCTATTATGAAACCGTTGATGCAGTTTGTCGATGTATGTATCGGTAACGAAGAAGATGCAGAACTTTGCCTGGGCTTCAAACCGGATGCAGACGTTGAGGCCGGTCACACAGATGCTGAAGGCTACAAAGGTATCTTTCAACAGATGATGAAAGAATTCGGATTCAAATATGTTGTTTCTACATTGCGCGAATCTTTCTCCGCAACTCACAACGGTTGGAAAGCTATGATTTACAACGGCGAAGAATTCTATACTTCAAAACGTTATGATATTGATCCGATTATCGACCGTGTAGGTGGTGGTGACTCATTCTCCGGTGGTATCATCCACGGTTTGATGACTAAACCTAATCAGGGCGAAGCTCTTGAATTTGCAGTGGCTGCGTCTGCCTTGAAACACACTATTAATGGTGATTTTAACCTTGTTTCCGTAGAGGAAGTGGAAGCATTGGCTGGTGGTGATGCAAGCGGTCGTGTACAGAGATAA
- a CDS encoding LacI family DNA-binding transcriptional regulator — MNKLPERIRIKDIARLADVSVGTVDRVIHSRSGVSEASKKRVEEILKQLDYQPNMYASALASNKKYTFICLLPEHLEGEYWTAVELGIHEAIATYSDFNTSVKINYYDPYDYHSFVDASETIMTLQPDGVMVAPTAPQYTKGFTDRLHTLDIPYIYIDSNIKDVPPLAFFGQNSRQSGYFAARMLMLLARDEKEIVIFRKIHEGIVGSNQQENREIGFRQYMEEYHPSCTILELDLHAERNDEDNEMLDELFRTHPTVKNGITFNSKVYIVGEYLQSHGKKDFNLIGYDLLERNVTCLKEGSVSFLIAQQPELQGFNGIKALCDHLIFKKEVTCINYMPIDLLTVETIDYYHSK; from the coding sequence ATGAATAAATTGCCCGAAAGAATCAGAATTAAAGATATCGCGCGTCTGGCAGATGTATCAGTAGGAACGGTAGACCGTGTGATCCACAGTCGTAGCGGAGTATCGGAAGCAAGTAAGAAACGAGTGGAAGAAATTCTAAAACAGCTTGACTACCAGCCTAATATGTATGCCAGTGCGCTGGCTTCCAATAAGAAATATACGTTCATATGCCTTTTGCCGGAACATTTGGAAGGTGAATACTGGACTGCCGTAGAACTGGGTATCCACGAGGCTATTGCTACCTATTCAGATTTTAATACCTCGGTGAAAATCAACTATTACGACCCATACGACTATCATTCCTTTGTTGATGCCAGCGAAACGATTATGACTCTTCAACCGGACGGAGTTATGGTGGCCCCCACCGCTCCGCAATATACGAAAGGATTCACCGACCGGCTGCACACACTAGACATACCTTATATATATATAGACTCGAATATCAAGGATGTTCCTCCCCTCGCCTTCTTCGGCCAGAACTCACGTCAGAGCGGATATTTTGCTGCACGGATGTTGATGCTGCTCGCCAGAGATGAAAAAGAAATCGTCATTTTCCGTAAAATACATGAAGGAATTGTCGGTTCTAACCAGCAAGAGAACAGAGAAATCGGATTCAGGCAGTACATGGAAGAATATCATCCGTCTTGTACTATACTGGAGCTCGACTTGCATGCCGAACGCAACGACGAAGACAATGAGATGCTGGATGAACTCTTCCGCACCCACCCGACAGTGAAGAACGGAATTACTTTTAACTCCAAAGTCTACATCGTGGGCGAATATCTGCAAAGTCACGGAAAGAAAGACTTCAACCTGATAGGTTATGACCTTCTCGAACGGAATGTCACCTGCCTGAAAGAAGGAAGTGTTTCCTTCCTCATTGCCCAGCAACCGGAATTGCAAGGTTTCAATGGTATTAAAGCTCTTTGCGACCACCTTATTTTCAAGAAAGAAGTGACCTGCATCAACTATATGCCAATTGACTTGTTGACAGTAGAAACCATTGATTATTACCATAGCAAATAA
- a CDS encoding UxaA family hydrolase, producing METKYLRINPADNVAVAIVNLPAGEYLSVDGIEITLNEDIPAGHKFALKNFSEGENVIKYGYPIGHALMAKKQGDWMNETNIKTNLAGLLEYTYNPIQVSLDIPHKDLTFKGYRRKNGDVGVRNEIWIIPTVGCVNGIIGQLAEGLRRETAGKGVDAIVAFPHNYGCSQLGDDHENTKKILRDMVLHPNAGAVLVVGLGCENNQPDVFREFLGEYDKDRVKFMVTQKVGDEYEEGMEILRELYAKVSKDERTDVPLSELRVGLKCGGSDGFSGITANPLLGMFSDFLIAQGGTSVLTEVPEMFGAETILMNRCSDEGLFEQTVHLINDFKEYFLSHGEPVGENPSPGNKAGGISTLEEKALGCTQKCGKSYVSGVMPYGERLQKKGLNLLSAPGNDLVAATTLAACGCHMVLFTTGRGTPFGTFVPTMKISTNSNLAKNKPGWIDFNAGVIVENEPMEKTCERFIDYVIKVASGEFVNNEKKGYREIAIFKTGVTL from the coding sequence ATGGAAACAAAGTATTTAAGAATTAATCCTGCCGACAACGTTGCCGTTGCCATTGTTAACCTCCCGGCAGGAGAATATCTCTCCGTAGATGGAATAGAGATTACATTAAATGAAGACATCCCCGCAGGACACAAATTCGCATTAAAGAATTTCTCCGAAGGCGAAAACGTCATTAAATACGGCTATCCTATCGGACACGCCCTAATGGCAAAGAAACAAGGCGACTGGATGAACGAAACGAATATCAAAACGAACCTCGCCGGATTACTGGAATATACCTATAATCCGATTCAGGTCTCTTTGGATATCCCTCATAAAGACTTAACCTTCAAAGGCTACCGCCGCAAGAATGGCGATGTCGGCGTAAGAAATGAAATATGGATCATTCCGACTGTCGGTTGCGTAAATGGTATTATCGGACAATTAGCAGAAGGACTGCGCCGTGAAACAGCAGGAAAAGGCGTGGATGCAATCGTTGCTTTCCCACATAACTACGGCTGCTCACAGCTTGGCGACGACCATGAAAATACGAAAAAGATTCTTCGTGACATGGTGCTTCATCCCAATGCAGGTGCGGTGTTGGTAGTAGGTCTGGGTTGCGAGAATAACCAGCCGGATGTATTCCGTGAATTTCTAGGTGAGTACGACAAAGACCGTGTAAAATTCATGGTAACTCAAAAAGTAGGTGATGAATATGAAGAAGGAATGGAAATTCTGCGTGAATTGTATGCCAAAGTATCCAAAGATGAACGGACCGATGTTCCTTTGTCTGAACTCCGTGTGGGTCTGAAATGTGGTGGTTCCGACGGTTTCTCCGGCATTACAGCCAATCCGCTATTGGGTATGTTCTCCGACTTCCTGATTGCACAAGGCGGTACGAGTGTCCTGACCGAAGTGCCGGAAATGTTTGGTGCAGAGACTATCTTAATGAATCGTTGTTCAGACGAAGGCTTGTTCGAACAGACAGTACATTTGATTAATGATTTCAAAGAATACTTCCTGTCACACGGAGAGCCTGTTGGTGAAAATCCGTCTCCGGGAAACAAAGCCGGCGGTATCTCTACATTGGAAGAAAAAGCCTTAGGATGTACACAGAAATGTGGTAAGAGTTATGTGTCCGGTGTAATGCCTTACGGCGAACGCCTGCAAAAGAAAGGACTTAACCTGCTTTCTGCTCCGGGCAATGACCTGGTAGCCGCTACTACCCTTGCCGCTTGCGGATGTCACATGGTACTTTTCACTACCGGACGTGGCACGCCTTTCGGTACCTTTGTCCCGACAATGAAGATTTCCACCAATTCAAATCTAGCGAAGAACAAACCGGGTTGGATTGACTTCAATGCAGGAGTAATCGTTGAGAACGAACCAATGGAAAAGACTTGCGAACGTTTTATCGACTACGTTATCAAAGTGGCGAGCGGTGAATTCGTTAACAATGAAAAGAAAGGTTATCGCGAAATAGCTATCTTCAAGACAGGCGTTACTTTATAA